The genome window CGCCGCGACGTCGCCGTGCCCAGGAGGACGCCGGGAACGGAGCCCAGCAGGACCCCTCCCGCCAGGACCACGTCCACGTGGCCGAGAAGGGCGTGGGTCGCGCCGCTCACGATCAGGGTCATCATGCCCGCGAGCAGGGCCACCGCGACGGCCCGATGCGCGTCCATCCGCAGCGGCCCGATGAGCGCCGAGACGAAGAGCGTTCCGGTGCCGATGCTCGTCATGCCCGCGATGAACCCGACCAGCGCCCCCACGATGCCGAGCTGCGCGCGCTTCGGGTCGGGCGCCGCTTCGTCCTCGACTCGAGTGCTCGTGGATCCGTCGGCTCCGCGCGGGACCGCCTGCGCCACCAGCACCAATCCGACGAGCAGGAGCACCACGGCCATGATGGGACGGAGCACGTCTCCGCCGATCAGGCTGCTCGCCCAGGCGCCGGCCATGGCCATCGGGATCGCGCCCAGCGCCATCGCGACGCCCAGCCGCCCTTCCCGGAACTGCCATCTCCGGCGCGCCAGAACGCCGAAGAGCTTCATCACGACCGCCTGAGCCGTGGCGGAGCCGACGATCAGCTTGGCATCGAGCGTCGGAAAAGCGACCAGGAGACCGGCCGCGATCACCGAGCCGGCCCCCACGCCGGTCAGGCCGACGAGCGTGCCCCCCACGAGCCCGACCAGGACCGCGGGCAGGAGCTGGATGGGTGCGGCTCCCAACTCCATCATTCTACGCTCTTTCCGCCCTGGCGCTCATCTCTTCCCCCTTCACTGCGACCCTCTCCAGGGCATGGGGGTCGGCATGGTCGGCTCCCGCCAGGCCCACGCCCGGATGTTTCGCCGATATCCGGCGCTCTCGAGCAGCGTGTCGTAGGAGAAGAGCGCGATCCCGTCCACGCCCATCATGCGCGCGCGGCGGATCTTCTCGGCGGCGTCGCGCGACCCCTCGTTGTAGACCGCGATTCCGGCCCAGACCTGGCGCTTCGTGGGGATCGATACGGCGGCGCCGATCTGCCGCGACACGGTGGCGGTGTTGGGGCTGTAGGCCATGGGGATCACCGCGTCGACGATCCCCTCCTCCAGCCAGCGGGGCCAGTCTTGGAGATACCGGTTCAGCGCCGCGTTCTGATCGGCGATCACCGCGGCCGTCAGCTTGATCGGCCGACCCAGGAGGTTCAGGTCCTGGCGCAGCGACCGGACCAGGTCGGTCACCTGGTCGCGCTTCCACTGAATCCATTTCAGCCGCAGGTCGGGGAGGCGGTCGGCGCCGATCACGGCGAGCGTCGTCGAGTCGGGGTCGTCGATCTGCAGCGGATCCACGCCGTACTGCCGCATGAACTCGGTCCGCGTGGCGCGGTCGTAGCCGACCATCGGCTCGGGGTAGCGCACGTAGTCGAGGTGAATGCCGTCCACGGCGTACCGCGTCGCGATCTCCTTCACGATGTCCCGGAGATGGCGCTTCACGTCCGGGTTCCCCGGCGAGAGATACATCCCCTCGATCTTCTCCTCCTGGAACTCCGCGGGAACCATCTCGACCAGCCGCGTGCCGTCGGCGCGGATCGAGATCCACTCCGGGTGCGCGTTCACGACGTGCTGCGGCGAGACCGGAGGCGCGCCCGCGGACCAGACGAGGTAGACGTTGATCCAGGCCTGCACTTCGAGGCCGGCCGCGTGCGCGCGCTGGACCATCCGGTCCAGGGGGTCGAATCCCGCGGGAGAGCCGCCCATCGATTCGCCCTGCGGCGCCAGGTCCGACTTGTAGAAGGCATCCCCGCGGCCGCGCACCTGGGCCAGGATGGTGTTGGCGTTCATCTCGGTCGCCACCTCGACCGCGCGGTCCACGCGCCCCGGCGTGGTCAGGGCGTGGCGGACGATCCAGATGGCGCGCGTTTCGAAGCCCGCGGGAGGTGCCGCGTGCGCGGCGGCCGCGAGGAGACCGGCGATCATCCCAATGAAAAGCGCCGACGCTCTTCGCGCCGGCGCTGCATGTCTCGCATTCACCCGACCGCCCCTGCCCGCCGTTTCCCGCATCACGGGCTCGCGGCGTTAATCCCCGCTCTTCCCCCGCTGACGCGCGCGCGCTCCGCCGTGCGGCCCCGACTTCGGCGCGCCGCCCTTCCGGCCCAGGCGATCGCCGCGCGAAGGCTTCGGGGCGCGCTCCTTGCGTGGAGCTTCCCCCTCGCCCGCGGGCGCGGCGCCCTTCTCGGCGGCCGGCGCTTCGGCGCCCTTCGCCTGCTTCCCGCCCTTTTTGCCCTTCTCCGCCGCGCGCTCGGCCTTGATCCGCTCCTCGGCCTCCTTGCGCAGGCGCTCCTTCAGCTCGGGCGACTTGACCAGCTCGAGCAGCGCGGTCTGTCCCGCGTCGCCCAGCCGGCGTCCGACCTTGATGATGCGCGTGTAGCCGCCGTTCCGGTCGGCATACCAGGGCGCCACCGTGTCGAACAGCTTCCGCACCACGTCGTCCCCGTGCACGAACCGGGAAACGTGGCGGCGCGCGGCGACGTCGCCGCGCTTGGCGAAGGTGATCATCCGCTCGGCCATCCGGCGGGCCTCTTTCGCCTTGGCGACCGTGGTCTCGATCCGCTCGTGCTGGATGAGCGACGTCGTCAGGTTGCGCAGGAGCGCCTTGCGGTGCTCGCGCGTGCGGCTCAGCTTGCGATGGTCTTTGCGATGACGCATTTGTAGGTCCTATTCGGTTGCGAGGCTAAAGAACTACAGTTCCGCGGGCTGCGGCCCGCGGATTAGGCAGCCTCAATCTTCTCGCCCAGCTTGTACTTCGACACGTCCATGCCGAAGCCAAGGTTCATGCTCTGGAGGATGTCCGCGATCTCCTTGAGCGACTTCCGCCCGAAGTTCCGGTACTTGAGCATCTCCCCCTCGGACTTCTGGACCAGGTCGCCGATGGTCTTGATGTTCGCGGCCTTCAGGCAGTTCGACGAGCGCACGGACAGCTCCAGCTCTTCCACGCTCCGCTCGAGCAGTGCCTTGATGCGCAGGAACTCCTCGTCGACCTCCTCCTCCTGCTCGACCTCGATCTCCTCCTCGAAGTGCACGAAGAGGGCGAAGTGATCCTTCAGGATCTTGGCGCCGTAGGCGAGCGCGTCCGAAGGGATCACGCTGCCGTCGGTCCAGATCTCCAGGGTGAGCTTGTCGTAGTCGATGCGCTGCCCGATCCGGGTGTTCTCCACCTCGAAGTTCACCTTGGTCACGGGCGAGTACATGGAGTCGGTGGGAAGCACGCCGATCGGCCGGTCCTGGTTGGCCTGGTTTTCGGCCGAGACGTACCCGCGTCCGGCGCCGATCTCGATCTCCCCGCGGAACTCGCCGTCCTTGTTCAGGGTGGCGATGTGCAGCTCGGGGTTCAGGATCTCGACGTCCGCGTCCACCTTGAGATCCGCCGCCGTCACCTCGGACTTGCCGCGCACCTCGATCATCCCCATCTTGGGCGCGTCGCCGTGCAGCTTGAAGCGGATCTGCTTCAGGTTCAGAAGGACTTCGGGGATGTCTTCCTTGACGCCCGGAAGGGTCGAGAACTCGTGCTGCACGCCTTCGATCTTGACGGCGGAGACCGCCGCGCCGGGCAAGGAGGACAGGAGCACGCGGCGAAGCGCGTTCCCCAGCGTCACACCGAAGCCGCGCTCGAGCGGCTCGATCCAGAACTTGCCGTAGCGATTGGTCGAGTTCTTGTCATCCATCTCGACGTTCTTGGGCATCTGAAGATTCTTCCACTTCATTGCTCTATCCTCCGGGGCCCGGGGGCTACTTCGAGTACAACTCGACGATGAGCGACTCGGAGATCTTGGTCGGAATGTTGCCACGCGTCGGGTACTCGAGCATCCGGCCCGACAACTTCTCGGCGTCCAGCGTCAGCCAGCTCAGCATGTCGCGCGACTTGTTCGCCTCCAGCGAGGACTGGATCGCGACCAGGTCCTTGCTCCCCTGGCGCACGCGGATCTCATCGCCCACGCGGACCGAGAAGGAGGGCACGTCCACCGTGCGGCCGTTCACCTCGATGTGGCGGTGGCGGACCAGCTGCCGGGCCGCCGTGCGCGACGGCGCAAAGCCCAGCCGGTAGACGAGATTGTCGAGACGCCGCTCCAACAGGAGGAGCAGGTTCTCGCCGGTGACGCCCTTCTGGCGCTCCGCCTTCTCGAAATAGTTGCGGAACTGCGCCTCGAGAATCCGGTAGATCCGCCGGGCCTTCTGCTTCATCCGGAGCTGCTGGCCGTAGTTCGTCTCCTTGGAGCGGCGGTCCTTGCCATGCTCCCCGGGAGCGTACGCGCGGCGCTCGATGGCGCACTTCTCCGTGTAGCAGCGGGACCCTTTCAGGAACAGCTTCTCACCTTCCCGGCGGCACTGCCGGCACTTGTCACCGTGATACGTCGCCATAGCGAAGCGGTACCTCCCGTTTAGACGCGCCGCCGCTTCGGCGGGCGACAACCGTTGTGCGGAATCGGGGTGACGTCCTTGATGGCCGAGATCTCGAGCCCGGCCGCCTGGAGCGACCGGATGGCCGCTTCACGGCCCGCGCCCGGTCCCTTCACCCAGACTTCCACCTTCTTCAGACCCAGCGAAACGGCTTCCTTGGTCGCGGACTCGGCCGCGATCTGCGCCGCGAAGGGGGTGCTCTTGCGCGACCCCTTGAACCCCACCTTGCCGGCGCTGGCCCAGGCCACGGTGTGGCCGTCCATGTCGGAGATGGTCACGATGGTGTTGTTGAACGTCGACTGGACGTGGGCGATGCCGTTGATGCCGACCTTGCGCTCACGCTTCTTCTTTGGTTTCGGGGTGGTGCTGGCTGCTTCGGCCACTCAGTTCTCCTTAGGCTGCCGGTTTCGCCGGTCCCGTGGGCTTCTTGGCGGCCACCGTCTTGCGCATGGCGCCCGCGGTCTTCTTCGGTCCCTTCCGCGTCCGCGCGTTCGTGCGGGTGCGCTGCCCGCGCGCGGGAAGGTTCTTGCGATGACGCAGGCCGCGGTAGCTGCCGATGTCCATGAGCCGCTTGATGGACATGGCGACCTCGCTCCGGCGCGCGCCCTCGACCTTGAACTGGGATTCGATCACCTGGCGGAGACGGCCCGTCTCCTCGTCGGTGAGGCTCTTCACGCGCGTGCCCGGATTCACGCCGGTGATGGCGAGAATCTTCCGCGCGGCGGAAGTCCCGATGCCGAAAATGTACGTCAGGCCGATGTCGATTCTCTTGTCGTTCGGGAGATCCACCCCCGCGATACGTGCCAACGCGTGCCTCCTCGTGATCCCGCGGCGCCCGGGCTAGCCCTGGCGCTGCTTGTGACGCGGGTTCTTGCAGATGATCCGGACGACGCCCTTCCGCCGGACGACCTTGCAGTTGTCACAAATCTTGGTGACCGATGCCTTGACCTTCATGACCGTTCCCTTCCGCGCGGCCGGCGCCGACGGGCCGCTATTTGTACCGGTAGACGATTCGGCCCCGCGACAGATCGTAGGGCGACAGCTCCACCGTCACCTTGTCCCCGGGCAGGATCTTGATGAAGTTCATCCGCATCTTGCCCGAGATGTGCGCCAGGACGCGGTGGCCGTTCTCCAGCTCCACCCGGAACATCGCGTTCGGGAGGGGCTCGACGACCGTCCCTTCGACCTGGACTCCTTCTTCCTTCGGCATCTAGTCCGCCTCGATCTTGGAGAGGATGATCGGACCGTCCTCCCCGATGGCGACCGTGTGCTCGAAGTGCGCCGACAGGCTTCGGTCCGCGCTCACCACCGTCCATTGATCAGCCAGCGTGACCACGTCCGCACCGCCGAGGTTCACCATCGGCTCGATGGCGAGCACCATCCCGGTCCGAAGCCTGGGCCCCTCGCCGGGACGACCGTAGTTCGGGACCTGCGGTTCCTCGTGCAGCTCCCGTCCCACACCGTGCCCCACCAGGGCCCGCACCACGCTGTAGCCGCTCCGCTTCACCTCGCGCTCGATGGCCGAGGAGATGTCCGAAACGCGCCCCCCGGGCCGCGCCTGTTCGATGCCTTCGTAGAGCGAGCGTTCCGTCGCCTCGAGCAGGCGCTGCGCTTCGTCGCTGATCGCGCCAACGGCGAAGGTCCGCGCGGCGTCGCCGTAGAACCCCGCCTTCTTCACGCCGATATCCAGGGAAAGCACGTCGCCTTCCTTCACCGCGCGCTTCCCGCTCGGGATTCCGTGAACGACCTCCTCGTTGATCGAGGCGCAGATGCTGGCCGGGTACCCGCGGTACCCCTTGAACGCCGGCTCGCCACCCTGGCTGCGGATGTAGTCCTCGGCGATCCGGTCCAGCTCCTGCGTCGTGATGCCGGGCCGCACCTCTTTGCTAAGGACCAGGAGGCACCGCCCGACGATCTGGGCGCTCTCCCGGATGCGTTCCGTCTCTTCCGGAGTGTTGATCCGGATGCGCTCGGCCATCGTCGCGCCGCTCAGGCGGCGACCTTTCCCAGGGCGCGCTGCACCCCCTCGTAGACCTGGTCGGGCGAGCCGGACGCGTCCACGTTCCGGAGCGCGCCGAGCCGCTCGTAGTAGACCACGAGCGGAGCGGTCTCCCGCTCGTACACCTCGAGCCGCGCCCGCACCGTCTCCGGCCGGTCGTCGGCGCGCTGCACGAGCCTCGAGCCGCACACGTCGCACACCCCCTCGGCCTTGGGCGGCAGCGTCGCCGTGTTGTAGATGGCGCCGCAACCGGGGCACAGCCAGCGATCGTTCAGCCGGCGCACCACCGTCTCGGCCGGGACCACCAGGTTCACGACCCGGTCGACGCGCTGGTTGCCCAGGAGCGCCGCGAGCCCGTCGGCCTGCGCGGTGGTCCGCGGAAAGCCGTCGAGCACGAAGCCGTTCGCCGCGTCCTTCTGGGCCAGCCGCGTCTCGATGATGCCGAGGACGGTGGCGTCGGCGACCAGCCGCCCCGCCTTCACGTCCTCCTGCGCCGCCTGCCCCAGCCGCGTCCCCTCGGCGATCGCCTCGCGGAGGATGTCCCCCGTGGCGATCAGCGGCACGCCCAGCGATGCGGCCAGCCGCTTGCCATGCGTTCCCTTGCCGCTCCCCGGAGGACCGAGGAGCACCACCCTCATCGACGACCCCGCAGCCGCCCCGACGTCACGAACCCTTCGTAGTGCCGCATGATGAGGTGCGACTCGACCTGCTGCAGCGTGTCGAGCGCCACGCCCACCACGATCAGCACGCTGGTGCCGCCGAAGTAGAAGGGCACGTTGAAGCGCCGGATCAGGATGTCCGGCAGCACCGCGATCAGCGCGAGGAAGATCGCGCCGGGCAGCGTGATGCGGGACAGGATCCGGTCGATGTATTCGGACGTCTTGCGGCCCGGCCGGATTCCCGGGATGAAGCCGCCGTATTTCTTCATGTTGTCCGCCATGTCGGTCGGGTTCAGGACGATGGCGGTGTAGAAGTAGGTGAAGAAGATGATCGTGAGCGAGTAGAGGATCACGTAGACCCACGTGCCGTGCGAGAACCACCCCGCCACGGCCTGGAGCGCCGCGTTCCCCGGCGCGTACAGCGCCAGCGTGCTCGGCAGCATGATCAACGACTGCGCGAAGATGATCGGGATCACGCCCGCCGTGTTCACGCGGAGCGGGATGTGCGTGCTCTGCCCGCCGTACATCTTCCGTCCGACCACCCGCTTGGCGTACTGGACCGGGATCTTCCGCTGCGCCTGGGTCATCGCCACGACCGACGCGATCACCGCCACCATCACCGCGACGATGATGATCGCGAGCCAGGGGGAGAGCGTTCCCGCCTTGAGCGCGCGGACCGAGTTCACGATGTCGTTCGGGAAGCGGGCCACGATCCCGATGAAGATGATGAGCGAGATCCCGTTGCCGATCCCCCGCTCCGTGATCTGCTCGCCCAGCCACATGATGAGGATGGTCCCCGCGGTCTGCGTGATCATCGTCATCATCCGGAAGCCCATGCCGGGGTGCGGCACGACCGAGCCGCCGCCCATCGACTCGAGGAAGCGGGCGAAGGCGAACGACTGCGCCGCCGCCAGCACCACCGTGCCGACACGCGTGTACTGCGTGATCTTCTTCCGCCCCTCTTCGCCTTCCTTCTGCAGCTTCTCGAAGTACGGCACCACCGCGCCGAGGAGCTGCATGATGATCGAGACCGAGATGTACGGCATGATCCCCAGCGCGAACACCGTCGCCTTGGCGAACGAGCCGCCCACGAACAGGTCGTACAGGCCGAACAGGCTGTTGGCCTGGCTGGCGAAGGCCGCCACGAGGGCCTCGCTGTTCACGCCCGGGGTCGGGATGTGCCCGCCGAACCGGTAGACGCAGAGCAGCGCGATCGTGAAGAGGAGGCGGCGCTTGAGCTCCGGAATCCGGAAGACGTTCTGCGCCTTTTCGAGCATCGACACCGTCTAGGCCCTCACCTTGCCTGGTCCCTTGTTCCCTTTGGTTCCCTTGTTCCCCTTGCTGCCGTGCGACGCACGCCCGCTCGCGCGGGCCGCCTCGCGGCCGCCCTTCGCCTCGGCGCGCGCCGGCTTCTTCACGCCGCGCGGACGCGGCGCCTTCTTCTCGGGAAGCGTGATGCTGCCGCCGGCGGCCTCGATCTTCTCCCGGGCCGAACCGCTCACCGCGTCCACCGCGACCGTGAGCTTGAGCGACAGATCGCCCGAGCCCAGGATCTTCACCGGGAGGTCGGAGCGATCGATCAGGCGCTTCGCTTTCAGGGTCTCGCGGTTCACCGTCTCGCCCGCGGCGAAGCGCCCGAGGCTCTCCACGTTCACCACCTGGTGCGGCACGCGGTGGATGTTCGTGAAGCCGACCTTCGGGAGGCGGCGCTGGATCGGCATCTGGCCGCCCTCGAACCAGCGCGCCACGTTGCCGCTCTTGCGCGCCCGCTGCCCCTTGTGCCCGCGTCCGGCCGTGCCGCCCAGGCCCGACGCCGGGCCGAGGCCGCGCCGCTTCCGGCGGTGCGTCGCGCCCTTCGCGGGCTTCAGGTTGCCGATGCGGAGGGCGCCCCTTCCGTCGGCTCTGGTTGTGGACGCCATTACCGTCCGCCTTTCGTCTGGGCCGAGCCGTCGTGCGGCTCGACGCGAAGCAGATAGTCCACCGCCGCGATCATGCCTCGGATCTGCGGCGTGTCGTTGTGGATGACCGTGTCGTGCGGATGCCGGAGCCCCAGCGCGACCAGCGTGCGCTTGTGGGTCTTCAGGCACCGGATCTTGCTCTTCACCTGCGTGATCTTAAGCTGTGCCATTGCCGTCCATGCCCTTGCGCCGAATGCCCAACAGCTCGTCCACCGTCTTTCCGCGCATGCCGGCCACCTCGCTGGCACGGCGGAGCGACTGCAGTCCCACGACCGTCGCCCGCACCACGTTGTGCGGGTTGCCCGAACCCAGCGACTTCGTGAGGATGTCCTGGATGCCGGCCGCCTCGAGCACGGCGCGGATCGCGCCGCCCGCGATGACCCCGGTTCCCGCCGTCGCCGGCTTCATGAGCACCCGGCCCGCGCCGAAATGGCCGATCACCTCGTGAGGGATCGTCGTCCGGATCATCGGCACCTCGAACATCCGCTTCTTCGCGCCCTCGCCGGCCTTCCGGATGGCGTCGGAGACCTCGTTGGCCTTCCCCAGACCGACCCCCACCTTCCCCTTGCCGTCGCCCACGGCCACGATGGCGTTGAAGCTGAACCGCCGTCCGCCCTTCACGACCTTGGCGACGCGATTCACGTGGATGACGCGCTCGATGAACTCGGAATCGGTCTGCTGCGGGCCTCGGCCCCGCATTCCACCTGGATGGGCCATGATTCTCCTAGAAGTTGAGGCCGCCCTCGCGGGCGCCGTCCGCGACCGCTTTGACGCGGCCGTGGTAAAGGTATCCACCGCGGTCGAAGCAGACGCGCAGGATGCCCTTTTCCTTGGCCATCGCCGCGACGTGCTTGCCCACCGCCTTGCCGGCGCCGACCTTTCCCTTGGCGGACTTCACCAGCTCCGCCACCGCGCCATCGCGCGAGGAGGCCGCGAGCAGCGTGCGGCCGTTCAGGTCGTCCACCAGCTGGACGTAGATGTGATTCAGGCTGCGGTACACGGTGAGGCGCGGCCGCTCGGCCGTGCCGGTCACCTTGCGCCGGATCCTGAGATGGCGGCGCTTCCGCCCTTCGAGTCTCGCTTTGCCCTTCATCGTTCCGTTCCGCTCCCGTGAGCCGGCTTACGCCGACTTCCCGCCGGCAGCCTTGCCCGCCTTGCGACGGATGTACTCGCCCGCGTACTTGATCCCCTTGCCCTTGTACGGCTCCGGCGGACGGTAGCCGCGGATGTTCGCCGCGACCTGTCCCACCAGGCCCTTGTCGAAGCCGCTCACGTGAAGCCGCGTCGGGTTCTCCACCGTGATGGAGATGCCGGCCGGCGGCTCGAACTCGACCGGATGGCTGAAGCCGATCTGCAGCGTCAGCTTCTTCCCGGTCATCGCAGCGCGGTAGCCGGTGCCCGTGATCTCGAGCGTCTTCGTGAAGCCCTGCGTCACTCCGTGGATCATGTTCGCCAGGATGGCGCGCGTGGTCCCGTGCATCGCGAGGGCCTGCTTGCCGCCCCCGACCTGGGCCACCACGACTTCCTGCGGCTCCACGGTCACGTCCACGCCGTGGCCGAGCGCGAAGAGCATCTCGCCCTTCGGCCCCTTGACCTTGATCGAGCGCCCGTCCCGCGCCACGGTGACGCCGGAGGGGATCGGGATCGGTTTCTTTCCTACGCGCGACGGCATGACGGGCTCCTTACCAGACGCGACAGAGGTACTCGCCGCCGAGCCCCTCTTCGCGCGCCTCGAGATCGGTCATGATCCCCGACGGGGTCGAGATGAGCGCCGTGCCGAGCCCGCCCTGCACCTTGGGAATCTGGTGACGGCGGACGTACACGCGGCGCCCCGGCTTGGAGACACGCTCCAGCCCCTGCAGCACCGGCCGCTCCTTCGCGTCGTACTTGAGATAGATGCGAAGGACGCCCTGCCGCTTGTCGTCCATCGTCTTGTAGTTGTTGATGTACTTCTCGCGCAGGAGCACCCGCACGATTTCGGCCTTCACGTTCGAGGCCGGAACGTCGCACTTCTTGTGCTTCGCCTTGCAGGCGTTGCGGATGCTGGTCAGCAGATCCGCGATCGGATCGGTAACGGACATAATCTCCCTTCGTGCGCTACGGGGTATTACCCGGCGACCGGGACTACCAGCTCGCCTTCACCACGCCCGGAATCTGGCCGAGCAGCGCCAGCTCCCGGAAGCAGATCCGGCAGATGCCGAAGTCCCGGAGAAACGCCCGGGAACGGCCGCAACGGTGGCAGCGGTTGTACTTCCGCACCTTGAATTTGGGCTCCCGCTTCCATTTCTCGACCAGCGACTTCTTGGCCAAAACGACTCCTCCTGACGCGAGTGCGCCTAGCGCTGACGGAAGGGCATGTTCATGAGCCGCAAGAGCTCCTGCCCCTCTTCGTCGTTCCGCGCCGACGTGACGAACGTGATGTCCATGCCCCGGACCTTCTCGACTCGGTCGTAGTTGATCTCGGGGAAGATGATCTGTTCCGTCACGCCCAGCGTGTAGTTGCCCCGGCCGTCGAAGGAGCGCGCCGGGACCCCGCGGAAGTCGCGGATTCGCGGCAACGCCACGTTCACCAGCCGGTCGTAGAACTCGTACATCCGCGCGCCGCGCAGCGTGACCATGCAGCCGATCGGCTGCCCCTCGCGCAGCTTGAAGTTGGCGATCGACTTCTTCGCCTTCCGCACCGAGGGACGCTGCCCGGTGATCTGGGCCAGCTCGGCCACCGCGGCGTCGAGCATCTTGATGTTGGCGAGCGCGTCGCCCACGCCCATGTTCACGACGATCTTGCGGAGCCGCGGCGCCTGCATCGGGTTGGCGAAGGAGAAGCGCTTCATCAGCTCGGGGAGCACCGCCTTCTCATAGTGCTCTTTGAGCCGGGGGACGCGCGCCGGGGCCTCGGCTTCGCCGATGGCCGCGGCCGGACCGCCCGCTTCCTTGCCCTTCTTCTCCTTCTTCTTGCCGCCGCCGACCGCCTGCTTGGCGTCGCCGCCCTTGCCCTTGCCGCCGCCTTCGCCCTTCGGCTTGGCTTCCTTCTTCTTTTCGTCCTTCTCGTCGGCCATTACTGAGCTCTCGCAATCGTCTCGCCGCAGCGGCCGCAGAAGCGCTCGCGCTTCCCGTCCGTGTCCGGCTTGACCGTGACCCGCACCCCCTGCTGACACTTGGGGCAGAGGTGCATGACGTTCGACACGTGGATCGGCGCCTCGCGCTCGAGGATGCCGCCCTGCCGGCCGGTGCCCCGCGGCTTGGTGTGGCGCTTGATGAAGTTCACCTTCTCGACGATGACGCGATTCTTGTCGCGCAGCACCTTGAGGATGCGGCCCGACTTGCCCCGGTCGTCGCCGGAGATCACGACCACCTGGTCGTTCTTGCGGAAATTCGGCATCTTGGTCGGCGTTTTCATGTCAGATCACCTCAGGGGCCAGGGAGACGATCTTCATGAACTCCCGCTCCCGAAGCTCCCGCGCCACGGGGCCGAAGATACGCGTCCCCTTGGGCTCTTTCTGGTCGTCGATCAGCACCGCCGCGTTCTGATCGAAACGGATGTAGGAGCCGTCCTTGCGGCGGACCTCCTTGCGCGTCCGGATCAGCACGGCCTTGTGCACGTCACCCTTCTTCACGGCCGCGCCCGGGAGCGCGTCCTGGATGGAGACCACGATGACGTCCCCGAGCATGCCGTAGCGCTTGCGGGTGCCGCCCAGGACCTTCACGACCCGCGCGACCCGCGCGCCCGAGTTGTCCGATATGGCGATGATGCTCCGTGGCTGTACCATGGCTCCTTCCGGCTCCTCCCGTCCCTCAGCGCTCGACGCGCTGCACGAAATCGACGAGACGCCAGCGCTTGTCCTTGCTCAGCGGGCGCGTCTCCATGAAGCGGATCACGTCGCCCACCTTGCACTCGTTCTTCTCGTCGTGAACCTTGAACCGGCTGCGGCGCCGGACGTACTTGCCGTACTCCTCGTGCTTCACCAGCCGCTCGATGGTGACCACCACCGTCTTCTGCATCGCGTCGCTCACGACGCGGCCGGTCATGAACTTCCGCCGTCCCCGCTCGGTGCTCGCAGCTTCCATCACGACTTCTTCGCCTTTCTCTTAGCGGCCGGCTTCGACTTGGCCTTGGCCTTGGACGCGCTCGGCCGGGACTTCGCGGCCGCCTTCTTGGGCTTCGCCTTCGCCGTCTTCTTCTTCGCGCCCGCGCGCGCCTTGGGCGCGGCCGGCGCGGTGCCCGGCGCTTCGCTCGGCGCGGTGCGGGCGCCCGCGGGCGCCGGCGTTCCGGCCGCGGCGTGTCCCGCCAGCGGGCGGAGGCCGCTCTTGTGCTCGGCGAGCACCGTGTGCATCCGCGCCACGTCGCGCTTCTTCTCGCGCAGGAGCAGCGGATTCTGGAGCTGGCGCATCTGGTTCCGGAAACGAAGGTGGAACAGCTCCTCCTTCAGCTCGCGGATCTTCGTGAGGATCTCGTCCTCCGTCATCTCCCGGATCTTCTCGGCCTTCAGATCGCGCATCTCAGCTCCCCGCTCCCGTCTGCCGCTCGACGAACTTCGTCTTGATCGGCAGCTTGCTCGCGCCCAGCTTCATCGCCTCGCGGGCCAGCCGCTCCTCGATGCCTTCCAGCTCGAAGAGGACCCGCCCCGGCTTCACCACGGCCACCCAGAACTCGGGCGAGCCCTTTCCTTTTCCCATTCGGGTCTCGGCCGGCTTCACCGTGACCGGCTTGTCCGGGAAGATCCGGATCCACATCTTCCCGCCGCGCTTGATGTAGCGCGTGATGGCGACGCGCGCCGCCTCGATCTGGCGGTTCGTGATCCACGCGGCTTCCATCGCCTGGAGGCCGAACTCGCCGAACGCCACGGTGCCGCCCGTGT of Candidatus Binatia bacterium contains these proteins:
- a CDS encoding sulfite exporter TauE/SafE family protein; the encoded protein is MGAAPIQLLPAVLVGLVGGTLVGLTGVGAGSVIAAGLLVAFPTLDAKLIVGSATAQAVVMKLFGVLARRRWQFREGRLGVAMALGAIPMAMAGAWASSLIGGDVLRPIMAVVLLLVGLVLVAQAVPRGADGSTSTRVEDEAAPDPKRAQLGIVGALVGFIAGMTSIGTGTLFVSALIGPLRMDAHRAVAVALLAGMMTLIVSGATHALLGHVDVVLAGGVLLGSVPGVLLGTATSRR
- a CDS encoding family 10 glycosylhydrolase, which gives rise to MIAGLLAAAAHAAPPAGFETRAIWIVRHALTTPGRVDRAVEVATEMNANTILAQVRGRGDAFYKSDLAPQGESMGGSPAGFDPLDRMVQRAHAAGLEVQAWINVYLVWSAGAPPVSPQHVVNAHPEWISIRADGTRLVEMVPAEFQEEKIEGMYLSPGNPDVKRHLRDIVKEIATRYAVDGIHLDYVRYPEPMVGYDRATRTEFMRQYGVDPLQIDDPDSTTLAVIGADRLPDLRLKWIQWKRDQVTDLVRSLRQDLNLLGRPIKLTAAVIADQNAALNRYLQDWPRWLEEGIVDAVIPMAYSPNTATVSRQIGAAVSIPTKRQVWAGIAVYNEGSRDAAEKIRRARMMGVDGIALFSYDTLLESAGYRRNIRAWAWREPTMPTPMPWRGSQ
- the rplQ gene encoding 50S ribosomal protein L17, giving the protein MRHRKDHRKLSRTREHRKALLRNLTTSLIQHERIETTVAKAKEARRMAERMITFAKRGDVAARRHVSRFVHGDDVVRKLFDTVAPWYADRNGGYTRIIKVGRRLGDAGQTALLELVKSPELKERLRKEAEERIKAERAAEKGKKGGKQAKGAEAPAAEKGAAPAGEGEAPRKERAPKPSRGDRLGRKGGAPKSGPHGGARARQRGKSGD
- a CDS encoding DNA-directed RNA polymerase subunit alpha, translated to MKWKNLQMPKNVEMDDKNSTNRYGKFWIEPLERGFGVTLGNALRRVLLSSLPGAAVSAVKIEGVQHEFSTLPGVKEDIPEVLLNLKQIRFKLHGDAPKMGMIEVRGKSEVTAADLKVDADVEILNPELHIATLNKDGEFRGEIEIGAGRGYVSAENQANQDRPIGVLPTDSMYSPVTKVNFEVENTRIGQRIDYDKLTLEIWTDGSVIPSDALAYGAKILKDHFALFVHFEEEIEVEQEEEVDEEFLRIKALLERSVEELELSVRSSNCLKAANIKTIGDLVQKSEGEMLKYRNFGRKSLKEIADILQSMNLGFGMDVSKYKLGEKIEAA
- the rpsD gene encoding 30S ribosomal protein S4, coding for MATYHGDKCRQCRREGEKLFLKGSRCYTEKCAIERRAYAPGEHGKDRRSKETNYGQQLRMKQKARRIYRILEAQFRNYFEKAERQKGVTGENLLLLLERRLDNLVYRLGFAPSRTAARQLVRHRHIEVNGRTVDVPSFSVRVGDEIRVRQGSKDLVAIQSSLEANKSRDMLSWLTLDAEKLSGRMLEYPTRGNIPTKISESLIVELYSK
- the rpsK gene encoding 30S ribosomal protein S11, translated to MAEAASTTPKPKKKRERKVGINGIAHVQSTFNNTIVTISDMDGHTVAWASAGKVGFKGSRKSTPFAAQIAAESATKEAVSLGLKKVEVWVKGPGAGREAAIRSLQAAGLEISAIKDVTPIPHNGCRPPKRRRV
- the rpsM gene encoding 30S ribosomal protein S13, whose protein sequence is MARIAGVDLPNDKRIDIGLTYIFGIGTSAARKILAITGVNPGTRVKSLTDEETGRLRQVIESQFKVEGARRSEVAMSIKRLMDIGSYRGLRHRKNLPARGQRTRTNARTRKGPKKTAGAMRKTVAAKKPTGPAKPAA
- the rpmJ gene encoding 50S ribosomal protein L36 translates to MKVKASVTKICDNCKVVRRKGVVRIICKNPRHKQRQG